From the genome of Vicia villosa cultivar HV-30 ecotype Madison, WI linkage group LG2, Vvil1.0, whole genome shotgun sequence, one region includes:
- the LOC131647322 gene encoding uncharacterized protein LOC131647322 isoform X2 translates to MALVSQIGFAHFTPPSSLSPPSITHFRHNPCSSMSSSSSWTPSQDNKDGKKSKKVWIWTNNKQVMTTAVERGWNTFIFPSNLPQLANDWSSIAVICPLFLGEGEILDAQNKRVATVFDVSTPEELEGLRPEDEHAENIVVNLLDWQVIPAENIIAAFQNSQKTVFAVSDNTSEAQIFLEALEHGLDGIVLKVEDVEPVLELKEYFDRRTEENNVLNLTKATVTNIQVAGMGDRVCVDLCSLMRPGEGLLVGSFARGLFLVHSECLESNYIASRPFRVNAGPVHAYVAVPGGRTSYLSELKSGKEVIVVDQQGRQRIAIVGRVKIESRPLILVEAKTESDNQTISILLQNAETVALVCPLQGNKQLKSAVPVTSLKVGDEVLLRIQGGARHTGIEIQEFIL, encoded by the exons ATGGCTTTGGTGTCGCAAATTGGATTCGCACACTTCACTCCACCTTCATCTCTATCTCCACCTTCCATCACCCATTTCCGCCACAACCCTTGTTCATcaatgtcttcttcttcttcttggacaCCATCTCAGGACAACAAGGAtggaaaaaaatcaaagaaagtatGGATATGGACCAACAACAAGCAGGTTATGACTACAGCTGTTGAGAGAGGATGGAACACTTTCATTTTCCCATCAAACCTTCCTCAACTCGCCAATGATTGGTCAT CCATTGCAGTAATCTGTCCTCTTTTTCTTGGCGAGGGAGAGATTTTGGATGCACAGAATAAAAGGGTAGCCACAGTTTTCGATGTTTCGACGCCAGAGGAATTAGAGGGACTTAGACCGGAGGATGAACATGCAGAGAACATTGTAGTTAACTTACTAGATTGGCAG GTAATACCTGCAGAAAATATAATTGCTGCATTTCAAAACAGCCAAAAGACTGTGTTTGCTGTATCCGATAATACGTCCGAAGCTCAGATATTTCTTGAG GCTCTCGAACACGGTTTAGATGGCATAGTTTTGAAAGTAGAAGATGTTGAGCCTGTTCTTGAGCTAAAG GAATATTTCGACCGGAGAACAGAAGAAAACAATGTATTGAACTTGACCAAAGCCACTGTGACAAACATTCAAGTGGCGGGAATGGGGGATCGCGTTTGTGTTGATCTCTGCAGTCTCATGAGGCCCGGTGAAGGACTTCTC GTTGGATCTTTTGCTAGAGGATTGTTTCTTGTTCATTCAGAATGCTTGGAGTCAAATTACATTGCAAGCAGACCTTTTCGAGTGAACGCG GGACCAGTACATGCCTATGTCGCTGTTCCAGGAGGAAGAACGAGCTACCTGTCAGAGTTAAAATCAGGAAAAGAAGTGATTGTGGTCGATCAACAAGGTCGACAAAGAATTGCAATTGTCGGGCGTGTGAAGATTGAAAGCAGACCACTAATCCTTGTGGAGGCAAAG ACAGAATCAGACAATCAAACAATCAGCATACTTCTGCAGAATGCAGAAACTGTTGCATTGGTTTGTCCCCTACAAG GAAATAAACAGTTAAAATCGGCTGTTCCAGTGACATCGCTAAAAGTCGGAGATGAAGTTCTGTTGAGAATACAAGGAGGGGCTCGACATACCGGAATAGAGATTCAAGAATTTATA CTTTGA
- the LOC131647322 gene encoding uncharacterized protein LOC131647322 isoform X1, translated as MALVSQIGFAHFTPPSSLSPPSITHFRHNPCSSMSSSSSWTPSQDNKDGKKSKKVWIWTNNKQVMTTAVERGWNTFIFPSNLPQLANDWSSIAVICPLFLGEGEILDAQNKRVATVFDVSTPEELEGLRPEDEHAENIVVNLLDWQVIPAENIIAAFQNSQKTVFAVSDNTSEAQIFLEALEHGLDGIVLKVEDVEPVLELKEYFDRRTEENNVLNLTKATVTNIQVAGMGDRVCVDLCSLMRPGEGLLVGSFARGLFLVHSECLESNYIASRPFRVNAGPVHAYVAVPGGRTSYLSELKSGKEVIVVDQQGRQRIAIVGRVKIESRPLILVEAKTESDNQTISILLQNAETVALVCPLQGNKQLKSAVPVTSLKVGDEVLLRIQGGARHTGIEIQEFIVEK; from the exons ATGGCTTTGGTGTCGCAAATTGGATTCGCACACTTCACTCCACCTTCATCTCTATCTCCACCTTCCATCACCCATTTCCGCCACAACCCTTGTTCATcaatgtcttcttcttcttcttggacaCCATCTCAGGACAACAAGGAtggaaaaaaatcaaagaaagtatGGATATGGACCAACAACAAGCAGGTTATGACTACAGCTGTTGAGAGAGGATGGAACACTTTCATTTTCCCATCAAACCTTCCTCAACTCGCCAATGATTGGTCAT CCATTGCAGTAATCTGTCCTCTTTTTCTTGGCGAGGGAGAGATTTTGGATGCACAGAATAAAAGGGTAGCCACAGTTTTCGATGTTTCGACGCCAGAGGAATTAGAGGGACTTAGACCGGAGGATGAACATGCAGAGAACATTGTAGTTAACTTACTAGATTGGCAG GTAATACCTGCAGAAAATATAATTGCTGCATTTCAAAACAGCCAAAAGACTGTGTTTGCTGTATCCGATAATACGTCCGAAGCTCAGATATTTCTTGAG GCTCTCGAACACGGTTTAGATGGCATAGTTTTGAAAGTAGAAGATGTTGAGCCTGTTCTTGAGCTAAAG GAATATTTCGACCGGAGAACAGAAGAAAACAATGTATTGAACTTGACCAAAGCCACTGTGACAAACATTCAAGTGGCGGGAATGGGGGATCGCGTTTGTGTTGATCTCTGCAGTCTCATGAGGCCCGGTGAAGGACTTCTC GTTGGATCTTTTGCTAGAGGATTGTTTCTTGTTCATTCAGAATGCTTGGAGTCAAATTACATTGCAAGCAGACCTTTTCGAGTGAACGCG GGACCAGTACATGCCTATGTCGCTGTTCCAGGAGGAAGAACGAGCTACCTGTCAGAGTTAAAATCAGGAAAAGAAGTGATTGTGGTCGATCAACAAGGTCGACAAAGAATTGCAATTGTCGGGCGTGTGAAGATTGAAAGCAGACCACTAATCCTTGTGGAGGCAAAG ACAGAATCAGACAATCAAACAATCAGCATACTTCTGCAGAATGCAGAAACTGTTGCATTGGTTTGTCCCCTACAAG GAAATAAACAGTTAAAATCGGCTGTTCCAGTGACATCGCTAAAAGTCGGAGATGAAGTTCTGTTGAGAATACAAGGAGGGGCTCGACATACCGGAATAGAGATTCAAGAATTTATAGTTGAGAAATGA
- the LOC131647322 gene encoding uncharacterized protein LOC131647322 isoform X3: MALVSQIGFAHFTPPSSLSPPSITHFRHNPCSSMSSSSSWTPSQDNKDGKKSKKVWIWTNNKQVMTTAVERGWNTFIFPSNLPQLANDWSSIAVICPLFLGEGEILDAQNKRVATVFDVSTPEELEGLRPEDEHAENIVVNLLDWQVIPAENIIAAFQNSQKTVFAVSDNTSEAQIFLEALEHGLDGIVLKVEDVEPVLELKEYFDRRTEENNVLNLTKATVTNIQVAGMGDRVCVDLCSLMRPGEGLLVGSFARGLFLVHSECLESNYIASRPFRVNAGPVHAYVAVPGGRTSYLSELKSGKEVIVVDQQGRQRIAIVGRVKIESRPLILVEAKTESDNQTISILLQNAETVALVCPLQVKIGCSSDIAKSRR; the protein is encoded by the exons ATGGCTTTGGTGTCGCAAATTGGATTCGCACACTTCACTCCACCTTCATCTCTATCTCCACCTTCCATCACCCATTTCCGCCACAACCCTTGTTCATcaatgtcttcttcttcttcttggacaCCATCTCAGGACAACAAGGAtggaaaaaaatcaaagaaagtatGGATATGGACCAACAACAAGCAGGTTATGACTACAGCTGTTGAGAGAGGATGGAACACTTTCATTTTCCCATCAAACCTTCCTCAACTCGCCAATGATTGGTCAT CCATTGCAGTAATCTGTCCTCTTTTTCTTGGCGAGGGAGAGATTTTGGATGCACAGAATAAAAGGGTAGCCACAGTTTTCGATGTTTCGACGCCAGAGGAATTAGAGGGACTTAGACCGGAGGATGAACATGCAGAGAACATTGTAGTTAACTTACTAGATTGGCAG GTAATACCTGCAGAAAATATAATTGCTGCATTTCAAAACAGCCAAAAGACTGTGTTTGCTGTATCCGATAATACGTCCGAAGCTCAGATATTTCTTGAG GCTCTCGAACACGGTTTAGATGGCATAGTTTTGAAAGTAGAAGATGTTGAGCCTGTTCTTGAGCTAAAG GAATATTTCGACCGGAGAACAGAAGAAAACAATGTATTGAACTTGACCAAAGCCACTGTGACAAACATTCAAGTGGCGGGAATGGGGGATCGCGTTTGTGTTGATCTCTGCAGTCTCATGAGGCCCGGTGAAGGACTTCTC GTTGGATCTTTTGCTAGAGGATTGTTTCTTGTTCATTCAGAATGCTTGGAGTCAAATTACATTGCAAGCAGACCTTTTCGAGTGAACGCG GGACCAGTACATGCCTATGTCGCTGTTCCAGGAGGAAGAACGAGCTACCTGTCAGAGTTAAAATCAGGAAAAGAAGTGATTGTGGTCGATCAACAAGGTCGACAAAGAATTGCAATTGTCGGGCGTGTGAAGATTGAAAGCAGACCACTAATCCTTGTGGAGGCAAAG ACAGAATCAGACAATCAAACAATCAGCATACTTCTGCAGAATGCAGAAACTGTTGCATTGGTTTGTCCCCTACAAG TTAAAATCGGCTGTTCCAGTGACATCGCTAAAAGTCGGAGATGA